The following coding sequences lie in one Arachis ipaensis cultivar K30076 chromosome B05, Araip1.1, whole genome shotgun sequence genomic window:
- the LOC107641555 gene encoding GPN-loop GTPase 1-like has product MHMDSTNSSAVQAKDKEKEQLTENMNKLHIEGSSSFGNGSPNFRRKPVIIIVVGMTGTGKTTFLHRLVCHTQMSNIRGYVVNLDPAIMTLPFAANIDIRDTVKYKEVMKQFNLGPNGGILTSLNLFATKFDEVVSVIERRADQLDYVLVDTPGQIEIFTWSASGAIITEAFASTFPTVVTYVVDTPRSENPTTFMSNMLYACSILYRTRLPLILAFNKVDVAQHEFALEEFGINRIFWNTFSLNCQIEILGLLVCCYCHRFTFFL; this is encoded by the exons ATGCATATGGATTCCACCAATTCTTCGGCAGTTCAA GCAAAAGATAAAGAGAAGGAGCAACTCACAGAGAATATGAACAAATTGCATATTGAAGGATCATCATCATTTGGGAATGGATCACCTAACTTCAGAAGAAAACCGGTCATTATCATAGTTGTAGGAATGACAG GTACTGGGAAAACAACATTTCTTCATAGGTTGGTTTGCCACACACAAATGTCGAATATTCGGGGTTATGTGGTCAATCTCGACCCAGCTATCATGACCCTGCCGTTTGCTGCAAACATTGATATTAGAGATACTGTTAAGTACAAAGAAGTCATGAAACAGTTCAACCTTGGCCCTAATGGTGGAATTTTGACTTCCCTTAACTTGTTTGCTACCAAGTTTGACGAG GTAGTCTCTGTTATTGAGAGGCGAGCAGATCAACTTGACTATGTTCTTGTGGATACGCCTGGGCAGATCGAGATATTCACCTGGTCTGCTTCTGGTGCTATTATTACAGAAGCATTTGCCTCCACATTTCCCACTGTAGTCACCTATGTTGTTGATACACCTCGTTCAGAAAATCCCACCACTTTCATGAGCAACATGCTTTATGCTTGTAGTATCCTCTATAGGACTAGGTTACCTCTTATCTTGGCTTTCAACAAGGTTGATGTAGCTCAGCATGAATTTGCCTTGGAG GAATTTGGCATCAACAGGATTTTCTGGAACACTTTCTCCCTGAATTGCCAAATTGAAATACTTGGTTTGCTTGTATGTTGTTACTGTCATAGATTCACATTTTTTTTATGA